The Thermoplasma acidophilum DSM 1728 genome includes a window with the following:
- the nuoH gene encoding NADH-quinone oxidoreductase subunit NuoH has translation MNILLRLQLFFQITGHYASYFLAYIFETIFFLIFVVVALIAMIYIFRKYMARLQLRIGPNRVGKFGLLQLIADALKLVGKESIIPKLRDDFAYKAAPYIVFIGLVVGFVLIPYGSFYWIGSLTITHSNVSLILFFGAIAMMPIGEVLAGISSHNKYAVIGAFRGIAKDVSFEVPMMISAVSLVMMDSALSRTPLNFETLVSTQFIPFGILQPLGLFVFMVAMIARSSYTPFDLSESDSEIVSGYSTEYSGMRFGLFYMGMFGSIFLGSLVVSLLYLGGFNGPYSSYAGFIYLLIKGLILVLISFLIWLSMPRIRVDRFINFGWKILLPISIINLIWAGFLTLGVIS, from the coding sequence ATGAACATACTGTTAAGATTGCAGCTTTTCTTTCAGATAACAGGGCACTACGCATCCTATTTTCTGGCCTACATATTCGAAACGATATTCTTCCTGATATTTGTGGTCGTTGCCCTAATTGCCATGATATACATATTCAGAAAGTATATGGCGAGGCTGCAGTTGAGGATCGGACCTAACAGGGTTGGGAAATTCGGTTTGCTGCAGCTCATAGCTGATGCACTGAAGCTTGTCGGAAAGGAATCGATAATACCGAAGCTAAGGGACGACTTTGCATACAAGGCTGCACCGTACATAGTTTTCATAGGACTCGTAGTTGGCTTCGTCCTCATACCTTATGGCAGCTTCTACTGGATAGGATCACTGACCATAACGCATTCCAACGTATCCCTTATACTGTTCTTCGGGGCAATAGCAATGATGCCTATAGGCGAGGTTCTGGCCGGCATAAGTTCTCACAACAAATACGCCGTGATAGGTGCCTTCAGAGGCATAGCCAAGGATGTCTCCTTTGAGGTACCCATGATGATAAGTGCAGTTTCGCTCGTTATGATGGATTCCGCGTTGAGCAGAACTCCTCTGAACTTTGAGACGCTCGTCTCGACGCAGTTCATACCGTTCGGAATTCTGCAGCCTCTGGGCCTGTTCGTCTTCATGGTGGCTATGATCGCAAGATCATCATATACGCCATTCGATCTCTCAGAGAGCGACAGCGAAATTGTGTCCGGATACTCCACCGAATATTCTGGAATGAGGTTCGGTCTCTTCTACATGGGAATGTTCGGGAGCATATTCCTAGGCTCACTCGTCGTATCGCTCCTCTATCTCGGAGGTTTCAACGGCCCATATTCATCATACGCCGGATTCATCTATCTTCTTATCAAGGGTCTCATACTGGTCCTGATATCTTTCCTTATATGGCTTTCAATGCCCAGGATCAGGGTTGACAGGTTCATCAACTTTGGCTGGAAGATCCTTCTGCCAATATCCATTATCAATCTGATTTGGGCAGGATTTCTGACGCTGGGGGTGATATCATGA
- a CDS encoding NADH-quinone oxidoreductase subunit 5 family protein, which translates to MYIYGWMIFISPLIGFLLTLIIGKYYRRWSGAIASFFIFLAFIFSVITYFTVIKHPIYNSYTWFYNIDFGIYIDNLAIVMAMMVSFVSLMIHLFAIYYMKDDPNKHVYFAETALFTAGMLGLVISSNLVLLFLFWELVGLCSYLLIGFWFFKPNATAAAKKAFIVTRVGDLSFIIGMSILYYSLINVTKDPLSIPYLISNASSIAVAIGKVRLGIIAIFILGAAIGKSAQFPLHVWIPDAMEGPTTVSALIHAATMVTAGVYLVARLFQVFLYAAPFAMYAVAIVGSFTALYAGIVGLVVNDVKRILAYSTISQLGYMLAAIGLAPIIGGVAVSLGMFHLISHAIFKALLFMSAGAFLVAMMDLRDAKQMGGLWKRMPVTTTLFFIGSLALVAFPGTSGYFSKDPIIFASYNYFTKSLSVAGFLPLLFLMTGSLLTTLYTFRMFFLVAVGKPRSTLAERARDPPIVALLPLMVLSIFALILGVWQVPFYSFVKPTLDLSPYSVSVPTAPIYITTLPIILLAIGFFVDLYIYGFEKWKTWDISKTWYYKLVKNKFYIDVLYTRIISERVILPLSAAFSGFENAYNGSVNKLGSDTVSTGTYFRRLQSGVFENYVAVLIIAAILIFIIIEIVELV; encoded by the coding sequence ATGTACATATACGGCTGGATGATATTCATTTCGCCTCTGATCGGCTTTCTCCTTACGCTGATCATAGGCAAGTACTATAGAAGGTGGTCCGGAGCCATTGCCTCGTTCTTTATATTCTTGGCCTTCATCTTCTCCGTCATAACCTACTTCACGGTCATAAAGCATCCCATTTACAATAGCTACACATGGTTCTACAATATAGACTTCGGTATCTACATTGACAATCTTGCGATAGTTATGGCGATGATGGTTTCGTTCGTTTCACTGATGATACACCTCTTCGCAATATACTACATGAAGGATGATCCGAACAAGCACGTCTACTTCGCTGAAACTGCATTATTTACCGCAGGAATGCTCGGTCTGGTGATATCATCAAATCTCGTCTTGCTCTTTCTGTTCTGGGAGCTCGTGGGTCTGTGTTCTTACCTCCTGATAGGATTCTGGTTCTTCAAGCCAAATGCAACCGCAGCAGCCAAGAAGGCCTTTATAGTGACGAGGGTTGGCGATCTCTCCTTCATAATAGGCATGTCCATACTTTACTATTCACTCATAAATGTTACAAAGGATCCGCTTAGCATACCGTACCTCATATCCAATGCGAGCTCCATCGCTGTAGCCATTGGAAAGGTAAGACTCGGCATAATAGCTATATTCATTCTCGGCGCCGCTATTGGAAAATCAGCACAGTTCCCACTCCATGTATGGATACCGGACGCCATGGAAGGCCCGACCACTGTCTCAGCACTGATCCATGCTGCTACGATGGTCACCGCAGGAGTTTATCTGGTTGCCAGGCTGTTCCAGGTCTTTCTATATGCGGCACCTTTCGCCATGTACGCGGTCGCCATAGTTGGATCATTCACGGCACTGTATGCCGGTATAGTGGGCCTTGTAGTTAATGATGTGAAGAGAATACTGGCATATTCGACGATAAGCCAGCTTGGATACATGCTGGCGGCCATTGGTCTGGCGCCCATAATTGGAGGTGTGGCAGTCTCGCTGGGTATGTTCCACCTCATCTCGCATGCGATATTCAAAGCTCTCCTCTTCATGAGTGCCGGTGCATTCCTCGTAGCAATGATGGATCTGAGGGACGCAAAGCAGATGGGCGGTCTCTGGAAGAGGATGCCTGTAACAACTACGCTGTTCTTCATAGGCTCACTTGCTCTTGTGGCGTTTCCTGGTACATCGGGTTATTTCTCCAAGGACCCGATTATATTTGCGTCATATAATTATTTCACCAAATCGCTTTCAGTCGCTGGATTCCTTCCATTACTGTTCCTGATGACCGGATCTCTGCTGACGACACTATACACATTCCGCATGTTCTTCCTTGTTGCAGTCGGAAAGCCTAGATCTACGCTGGCTGAAAGAGCTAGGGATCCGCCAATAGTGGCACTGCTTCCGCTAATGGTACTGTCTATATTCGCACTTATACTCGGTGTCTGGCAGGTACCATTCTATAGCTTTGTAAAGCCGACGCTTGATCTTTCGCCATACAGTGTTTCGGTTCCAACCGCGCCTATTTACATAACAACACTTCCAATAATACTGCTGGCCATTGGCTTTTTCGTTGATCTTTATATATATGGGTTTGAGAAGTGGAAAACCTGGGACATATCAAAGACATGGTACTACAAGCTCGTCAAGAACAAATTTTACATTGATGTATTATACACAAGGATAATATCGGAACGCGTTATCCTGCCACTTTCAGCCGCATTCAGTGGATTTGAAAATGCGTACAACGGATCTGTAAACAAACTTGGATCAGATACGGTTTCAACAGGAACCTATTTCAGGAGGTTGCAATCCGGAGTCTTCGAGAACTATGTTGCAGTGCTTATAATTGCGGCAATCTTGATATTCATAATAATTGAGATCGTGGAGCTGGTGTAA
- a CDS encoding NADH-quinone oxidoreductase subunit D: protein MAEWTEVNFGPQHPSMHGVLRLRVKLDGEIVKEVEPIIGYLHRNAEKIGELQFYCDNMIYFDRMDYVAAMNMEVGYLEAAEKLLDIEVPERAQWIRVMMAELNRIASHLVWLGAFGLDLGMLTPFFYCFKEREKILKIFTEVSGSRQQLNYMSIGGVYQDVTDEALDHIKTFIREFPKELNKIESLFVKNDVFISRTKGIGILSKEMAIDYGVTGPMLRASGVEYDVRKAQPYLVYDKVNFDIPVSFKGDNLARFLVRVEEMRQSVKIVEQTIQKLPAGPYFNQKAKKPLMIRLRGQGEVYARTESPKGEFGVYLIGDGSLRPYRVRVRSPTFKNLSVLPALAKDQMIADLISIGGSIDLVFGEVDR, encoded by the coding sequence ATGGCTGAGTGGACAGAGGTTAACTTTGGTCCGCAGCACCCTTCGATGCATGGTGTCCTGAGGCTTCGGGTGAAGCTGGATGGAGAAATAGTAAAGGAGGTAGAGCCGATCATAGGATACCTTCATAGAAATGCCGAGAAGATCGGAGAATTGCAGTTCTACTGCGACAATATGATCTACTTTGACAGAATGGATTATGTTGCCGCTATGAACATGGAGGTCGGCTATCTGGAGGCTGCAGAAAAATTGCTGGATATAGAGGTTCCAGAAAGGGCACAGTGGATACGAGTGATGATGGCGGAACTCAACAGGATCGCTAGCCACCTCGTATGGCTGGGTGCATTTGGCTTGGATCTAGGAATGCTGACACCGTTCTTCTACTGCTTCAAGGAGAGGGAGAAGATACTCAAGATATTCACGGAGGTTTCAGGATCAAGGCAGCAGCTCAACTACATGAGCATAGGCGGAGTTTATCAGGATGTGACCGATGAGGCCCTGGACCACATAAAGACCTTTATACGGGAGTTTCCCAAGGAGCTGAATAAGATAGAGAGCCTCTTCGTCAAGAATGACGTATTCATATCCAGGACGAAGGGCATCGGCATTCTCAGCAAGGAGATGGCAATAGATTATGGTGTCACAGGTCCAATGCTGAGGGCATCTGGAGTGGAATATGATGTGAGGAAAGCCCAGCCCTATCTTGTATACGATAAGGTCAATTTTGACATTCCTGTATCGTTCAAGGGAGACAACCTGGCGAGGTTCCTTGTACGTGTAGAGGAAATGAGGCAGTCGGTGAAAATAGTGGAACAGACCATACAGAAGCTGCCTGCAGGCCCGTACTTCAATCAGAAGGCGAAGAAGCCTCTGATGATTAGGCTCCGTGGCCAGGGAGAGGTGTATGCCAGGACTGAATCTCCAAAGGGCGAATTCGGTGTTTACCTGATCGGAGATGGTTCCCTGCGTCCATACAGGGTAAGGGTCAGAAGCCCTACGTTCAAGAACCTCTCCGTTCTTCCGGCACTGGCCAAGGACCAGATGATCGCGGATCTAATATCCATAGGCGGTTCAATAGACCTTGTTTTTGGTGAGGTGGATAGATGA
- a CDS encoding NADH-quinone oxidoreductase subunit B, with product MVKIKTGEVGVVTTTLDQALEWARSNSLWPLTFGLACCAIEMMAIQASDMDISRFGSEIFRNSPRQSDLMIVSGTVTKKMAPRVRRIYDEMPYPKYVIAQGVCVIQGGPYNQGYSVVLGVDRVVPVDVYIPGCPPTPEALTNGIILLQKKIRGEADR from the coding sequence GTGGTTAAAATAAAGACTGGAGAGGTGGGTGTGGTAACAACCACACTTGATCAGGCCCTTGAATGGGCAAGAAGCAATTCACTCTGGCCGCTCACCTTCGGGCTTGCATGCTGTGCCATCGAAATGATGGCGATTCAGGCTTCAGACATGGATATCTCCAGGTTCGGCAGCGAGATATTCAGAAATTCTCCGAGGCAGTCCGATCTTATGATAGTTTCCGGTACGGTTACAAAGAAGATGGCTCCGAGAGTACGCAGGATATACGATGAAATGCCGTATCCGAAGTACGTCATAGCTCAGGGTGTGTGCGTGATACAGGGCGGTCCGTATAACCAGGGATATTCCGTGGTTCTAGGCGTGGATCGTGTCGTGCCGGTTGACGTTTACATACCTGGATGCCCACCCACGCCTGAAGCGCTCACGAACGGCATAATCCTGCTTCAGAAGAAGATAAGAGGGGAGGCGGATAGATAA
- the nuoI gene encoding NADH-quinone oxidoreductase subunit NuoI: MIEVKEPKRIPLIGSLQGMYTVFKHLFKKPITVQYPEEKAYTPARFKFRIFLSMDDCVGCTLCEQVCPNLSIRMIVVERNNPHNKRNLYPQVNFGTCTVCRNCEEICPTEAIYLTHELETARTRNNFFYSPEELEKTESEVKK; this comes from the coding sequence ATGATAGAGGTTAAAGAACCAAAAAGAATTCCGCTTATAGGATCGCTTCAGGGTATGTATACTGTCTTCAAGCATCTCTTCAAGAAACCAATAACCGTACAGTACCCTGAAGAAAAGGCGTACACACCGGCTAGGTTCAAGTTCAGGATCTTCCTGAGCATGGATGACTGTGTTGGTTGCACGCTCTGCGAACAGGTATGCCCAAACCTATCCATAAGGATGATAGTTGTTGAGAGGAACAACCCGCACAATAAGAGAAACTTGTATCCACAGGTAAACTTCGGTACCTGCACTGTCTGCCGCAATTGCGAAGAGATATGCCCGACGGAGGCAATATACCTAACGCATGAACTAGAAACAGCACGCACAAGGAATAACTTCTTCTACAGCCCGGAAGAACTGGAAAAGACGGAGAGCGAGGTGAAGAAATGA
- a CDS encoding NADH dehydrogenase subunit J, which translates to MNKYLALAAVILFFIAVIVPVLMMSGTFIPVSQNITFYGYDIFNQYVVPFELISVVIVGAVLGVMYVAKGDE; encoded by the coding sequence TTGAATAAGTATCTTGCTCTGGCTGCGGTCATACTGTTTTTCATAGCAGTGATCGTTCCAGTTCTAATGATGTCCGGGACTTTCATACCAGTGTCTCAAAATATAACGTTTTACGGATACGATATATTCAACCAATATGTGGTACCCTTCGAACTCATATCTGTGGTCATCGTGGGTGCAGTGCTCGGCGTAATGTATGTGGCAAAGGGTGATGAGTGA
- the gatD gene encoding Glu-tRNA(Gln) amidotransferase subunit GatD, translating into MERAVLRYKNSVISGLIINESNGLITLKASNGYNMTFDRSEVEFIERKKEESPERKSIEAVEKGQGDRKISVLATGGTIASRVDYETGAVSPVSDPELIFGGSDILTRFTVAVKPILNEFSENLKPADWIRIGQAVADESSEADGVVVAHGTDTMAYTSSALAFMFERMRVPVVFVGAQRSSDRPSSDSRENMQAAINFAGTDLGEVGISMHASTSDGHVSLLRSVRSRKMHTSRRDAFESIGIPPLAEYDGSVKFLIDYRRVSDTVEFRPDLDDRVSMIYFHPGLNAGDLENMIAEKHAVVILGTGLGHMAKDLIPVVKKYTADGNYAIMASQCIYGSTDLNVYSTGRELLAAGVIEAGNMVPEVAYVKAMYLLGQYPHDLFRDLFRKNMRGEIVERDLPVEIIKLGR; encoded by the coding sequence ATGGAAAGAGCCGTACTGCGGTACAAGAACTCCGTAATTTCTGGTCTGATCATAAATGAATCAAATGGCCTCATAACCTTAAAGGCATCAAATGGGTACAATATGACCTTCGATAGGTCGGAAGTGGAATTCATAGAGAGAAAGAAGGAAGAATCGCCTGAACGCAAAAGCATAGAGGCCGTTGAAAAAGGCCAAGGCGATAGGAAGATATCTGTTCTGGCAACCGGGGGAACGATAGCTAGCCGAGTGGATTACGAGACGGGTGCCGTAAGCCCAGTTTCCGATCCAGAGCTCATCTTTGGCGGTTCTGATATATTGACGAGGTTCACCGTCGCGGTAAAGCCAATACTGAATGAATTCAGCGAGAATCTGAAGCCGGCAGACTGGATCAGAATTGGGCAAGCCGTGGCAGACGAGTCATCTGAAGCAGACGGCGTAGTTGTGGCACACGGTACTGATACCATGGCCTACACGTCCTCCGCACTGGCATTCATGTTCGAGAGAATGCGAGTTCCAGTCGTATTCGTTGGCGCCCAGAGGAGCTCAGACAGGCCTAGCTCTGATTCCAGGGAGAACATGCAAGCGGCCATCAACTTCGCCGGAACGGATCTGGGTGAAGTTGGCATATCGATGCATGCTTCAACCTCAGATGGCCATGTATCACTTCTTCGATCCGTCCGATCAAGAAAAATGCACACCTCAAGGCGCGATGCTTTTGAGAGCATCGGCATCCCTCCACTGGCGGAGTATGATGGATCGGTCAAGTTTCTGATCGACTACAGGAGAGTTTCCGATACAGTGGAATTCAGACCGGACCTTGACGATAGGGTTTCGATGATCTACTTTCATCCGGGATTGAATGCAGGCGATCTGGAGAACATGATCGCTGAAAAGCATGCTGTTGTGATCCTGGGTACTGGCCTAGGACATATGGCGAAGGATCTCATACCTGTGGTGAAAAAATACACTGCAGATGGAAACTACGCCATAATGGCGTCACAATGCATATACGGATCAACGGATCTCAATGTATACTCAACGGGGCGTGAACTTCTGGCGGCTGGTGTGATAGAGGCAGGGAATATGGTGCCTGAAGTGGCCTATGTGAAGGCCATGTATCTGCTTGGCCAATACCCTCATGATCTTTTCAGAGATCTTTTCAGGAAGAATATGCGTGGCGAGATAGTTGAAAGGGATCTGCCGGTGGAGATAATAAAGCTGGGGAGGTGA
- the ndhC gene encoding NADH-quinone oxidoreductase subunit A has product MLDGYIPLLIIIVVIPLALIFGFKILPALGANRYGDNTVKLDTETILKKAAYEDTPPGVDQKYLEPYESGEVAREIWGKPSINQYYVVVLLFVVFDVDMLLLFPWAVDFKQLGLIKFIETLIFLAMPLFGVYYAFKHGYMRWLK; this is encoded by the coding sequence ATGTTAGATGGGTATATCCCTCTGCTCATAATCATTGTCGTAATACCTCTGGCGCTGATATTCGGCTTCAAAATTCTCCCTGCCCTCGGTGCCAACAGGTATGGTGATAACACGGTCAAGCTTGATACAGAAACCATTCTGAAAAAGGCCGCCTATGAGGATACGCCTCCAGGCGTTGATCAGAAATATCTGGAACCTTATGAGAGCGGTGAGGTTGCCAGGGAGATCTGGGGCAAGCCGTCCATAAACCAGTATTATGTCGTTGTGCTTCTTTTCGTGGTATTCGATGTGGATATGCTTCTTCTGTTTCCATGGGCTGTTGATTTCAAACAGCTTGGCCTTATAAAGTTTATCGAAACGCTTATATTTCTCGCGATGCCACTGTTTGGCGTCTATTACGCTTTCAAACATGGATATATGAGGTGGTTAAAATAA
- a CDS encoding NADH-quinone oxidoreductase subunit C: MVDIIAEEKTKDGRKVIRVAKENLLDLMKELKSQGYNLSLTTAVDYVDHIEVVYHLYNMQKNEYIIVKTETRDNHVPSLTSLWNAANWDEREEYDLVGVIFDGHPNLKRLFLPEGWVGHPLRKNYDLSKAQYVNMDEEGNDYVTFDPEGGW, translated from the coding sequence ATGGTGGACATAATCGCAGAGGAAAAGACGAAGGACGGAAGGAAGGTCATCAGGGTGGCGAAGGAGAACCTCTTGGATCTGATGAAGGAACTAAAGTCACAGGGATACAATCTGTCACTCACAACTGCAGTTGATTATGTCGACCATATAGAGGTCGTGTATCATCTTTATAATATGCAGAAAAATGAATATATCATAGTCAAAACAGAGACCAGGGACAACCACGTTCCGAGCCTTACATCACTTTGGAATGCCGCAAACTGGGATGAAAGGGAAGAATACGATCTCGTGGGCGTTATATTTGACGGCCATCCAAACCTGAAGAGGCTTTTCCTGCCTGAGGGATGGGTTGGACATCCCCTAAGAAAGAATTACGATCTGAGCAAGGCCCAGTATGTGAACATGGACGAGGAAGGCAACGACTATGTTACCTTTGATCCGGAGGGTGGTTGGTGA
- a CDS encoding NADH-quinone oxidoreductase subunit J, translating to MIYTLIFSLIAIFLIAFSVMSVREKNLTHSVIYLFLFLIILASEFLFIGASFIAAVEVLVYIGAVVTILAFTVMLTGGKEIE from the coding sequence ATGATATACACGCTCATATTCTCGCTCATAGCGATATTTCTAATAGCGTTCTCCGTTATGTCCGTCAGAGAGAAGAATCTGACGCATTCGGTGATATACCTGTTTCTGTTCCTCATAATTCTCGCATCGGAATTTCTATTCATCGGTGCCTCATTCATAGCCGCTGTGGAAGTTCTAGTTTACATAGGTGCAGTCGTCACGATACTAGCTTTCACCGTTATGCTCACAGGAGGTAAGGAAATTGAATAA
- the nuoK gene encoding NADH-quinone oxidoreductase subunit NuoK yields the protein MFISAISFVAILLFVIGLYGVMTSRVGIKMLISIEIMINSAILNVIGIGSYYYAHSGTISPYVFALFAIAIGVVESAVGLGLLIAVYHRFGKIDISLLKEIRW from the coding sequence ATGTTTATATCAGCAATCAGCTTCGTTGCCATACTGCTTTTTGTAATAGGGCTGTATGGCGTAATGACTTCCAGGGTCGGAATAAAGATGCTGATCTCGATCGAAATCATGATAAATTCCGCAATACTGAATGTTATAGGGATAGGATCATACTACTATGCCCATTCCGGGACTATATCTCCCTATGTCTTTGCGCTGTTTGCGATAGCGATAGGAGTTGTTGAATCTGCAGTTGGCCTGGGGCTGCTCATAGCGGTTTATCACAGGTTCGGAAAGATTGATATCTCCCTGCTCAAGGAGATAAGGTGGTGA
- the gatE gene encoding Glu-tRNA(Gln) amidotransferase subunit GatE, translated as MDTKIGLEVHFQLNTGKLFCRCPVEQSSGELMRFSRKLHISASELGNIDAAASYESMRSRSFQYVVTDNSCLVEMDEEPPKTPDERAIATAISVSKALNCDIVDHITYMRKIVIDGSNTTGFQRTAIVGINGHIETSKGPVRISTVCLEEDAARKIEEIGNTVVYSLDRLGIPLIEISTEPDIVDEDHAVEVARSIGYIVISTGNARHAVDAVRQDVNFSMGYGRVEIKGVSKLTQIRDVIRYEKERQENLRAAVDLIKSRGGLDRVSFNLKDVSDLFAGTKSKIIRSGIESGGVYAGILKNMAGTLKNGKLRMGKEIADLVRSYGIKGVMHSDELPGYGLTQDEVEALYRYLGKGDNDAVLLIAINQSRVKMIENSIFDRIQKIISMDLSETRGPAGEETVFLRPMPGKDRMYPETDIPVIKVDSKLMEMSSSIKPRTYAEVVQDLVDRYGISKQNAEYIASEMVVDAFRNIAEFVEAREAARILTQIVPDLERRTKKIIDHDRIIELCRRSKDLHFDRYQLEMALEILYERDDVASVLGDSRLKELSREEIKSIIREILSSGRNATQNSIIALIKEKTERVFDPRVAMECFNEVKNKNNVF; from the coding sequence TTGGATACGAAGATCGGTCTTGAGGTGCATTTTCAGCTGAATACGGGAAAGTTGTTCTGCAGGTGCCCCGTTGAGCAGTCCAGTGGCGAGTTAATGAGATTCAGCAGAAAGCTTCACATATCGGCAAGCGAGCTAGGAAACATAGACGCAGCCGCCTCCTATGAGAGCATGAGATCGAGAAGTTTCCAGTACGTAGTTACGGATAACTCATGCCTTGTAGAGATGGACGAGGAACCGCCGAAAACACCTGATGAAAGGGCTATAGCAACAGCTATTTCAGTGAGCAAGGCGTTGAATTGCGATATCGTTGACCACATCACCTACATGAGGAAGATAGTGATCGACGGTTCAAACACGACGGGTTTCCAGAGGACAGCGATAGTTGGGATAAATGGCCACATAGAGACCAGCAAGGGTCCGGTAAGGATATCCACTGTGTGCCTGGAGGAGGATGCCGCAAGAAAGATCGAAGAGATAGGGAATACTGTGGTATACTCACTGGACAGGCTGGGCATACCTCTGATAGAGATATCTACTGAGCCAGATATAGTGGATGAGGACCATGCCGTTGAGGTTGCGAGATCAATCGGCTATATAGTCATCTCCACTGGAAATGCGAGGCATGCGGTTGATGCTGTCAGACAGGATGTGAATTTCTCTATGGGTTACGGTAGGGTGGAGATAAAGGGCGTCTCAAAACTTACGCAGATCAGGGACGTGATCAGATATGAAAAGGAGCGGCAAGAGAACCTGAGGGCAGCCGTTGACCTGATCAAATCACGGGGTGGCCTGGACAGAGTCAGCTTCAACCTGAAGGATGTTTCAGATCTTTTTGCAGGGACAAAGTCTAAGATCATAAGAAGTGGTATCGAAAGTGGAGGGGTATATGCTGGGATCCTGAAGAATATGGCAGGTACGCTCAAAAACGGCAAGCTCAGGATGGGGAAAGAGATAGCTGATCTGGTAAGATCATACGGAATCAAGGGTGTGATGCATTCCGATGAGCTTCCAGGCTATGGCTTGACCCAGGATGAGGTAGAGGCACTGTACCGCTATCTTGGAAAGGGTGATAACGACGCTGTATTGCTTATCGCCATAAACCAATCGCGCGTCAAAATGATTGAGAATTCAATATTTGACAGGATTCAGAAGATAATCTCTATGGATCTTTCAGAGACTAGGGGCCCAGCTGGGGAAGAAACTGTTTTTCTCAGGCCCATGCCAGGAAAAGACAGAATGTATCCTGAAACAGACATACCGGTGATCAAGGTTGATTCAAAGCTGATGGAGATGTCATCGTCAATAAAGCCTAGGACATACGCTGAGGTTGTCCAGGATCTTGTGGATAGATATGGAATATCAAAGCAAAATGCGGAGTACATCGCATCGGAAATGGTGGTTGATGCATTCAGGAATATCGCTGAGTTTGTAGAGGCCAGGGAAGCCGCAAGGATACTCACACAGATAGTACCGGATCTTGAAAGGAGGACTAAGAAAATTATAGATCATGACCGAATAATCGAGTTATGCAGGAGATCCAAAGATCTGCACTTTGACAGATACCAGCTTGAGATGGCCCTGGAAATATTGTACGAAAGGGATGACGTTGCCTCGGTACTCGGTGATTCAAGGCTTAAGGAGCTGAGCAGGGAGGAGATTAAGAGCATCATACGAGAGATCCTCAGCAGTGGCAGAAATGCAACACAGAATTCAATAATAGCGCTGATCAAGGAAAAGACAGAAAGAGTCTTCGATCCAAGGGTCGCCATGGAATGCTTCAACGAGGTTAAAAATAAAAATAATGTATTTTAA
- a CDS encoding DUF72 domain-containing protein — protein sequence MIHLGCSGWSYDEWEKVFYPEHTADRLSFYSMIFNTVEVDSTFYRIPPKNVARQWGKAMSGKHFLFAVKVPGDITHDAIFTDMDRSCSIFRTFEQNVLNELSTSGVLGPILFQMPPRFSVDNVERLISFMECVHVRNAAVEVRNMTLYENRKFREAIEGLGVAMVDVDSTERRLNRIESGLKWAYVRLHGRNPGGWKAENPFDYRYTDAELREIASKIKSVNYDDIFVYFNNHPHGSAPVNAMALSRMVGVSNNAFF from the coding sequence ATGATACATTTAGGATGCTCTGGCTGGTCATACGATGAATGGGAAAAGGTATTCTATCCTGAACACACAGCAGACCGGCTTTCATTCTATTCGATGATATTTAACACAGTTGAGGTTGATTCCACGTTTTACAGGATCCCTCCTAAGAATGTGGCAAGGCAATGGGGAAAGGCCATGTCCGGAAAGCATTTTCTATTTGCGGTGAAGGTGCCGGGTGATATTACACATGACGCCATTTTCACAGATATGGATAGATCCTGCAGCATATTCAGAACATTTGAACAGAATGTCCTCAATGAACTCTCTACATCAGGAGTACTCGGCCCGATCCTTTTCCAGATGCCACCCCGATTCAGCGTCGACAATGTTGAAAGACTCATATCTTTCATGGAGTGTGTCCATGTCAGGAACGCTGCTGTAGAGGTGAGGAATATGACACTCTACGAAAATCGGAAATTTCGAGAGGCCATTGAGGGACTCGGCGTTGCGATGGTGGATGTTGATAGCACTGAAAGGAGACTGAACAGGATAGAGAGCGGATTGAAATGGGCGTACGTCAGGCTGCACGGTAGAAACCCCGGAGGATGGAAAGCTGAGAACCCGTTCGATTACAGGTATACAGACGCAGAGCTCAGGGAAATAGCTTCAAAAATAAAGTCAGTGAATTACGATGACATTTTCGTATATTTCAACAACCATCCCCACGGGAGCGCACCCGTAAATGCAATGGCCCTGTCAAGGATGGTTGGTGTTAGTAATAACGCGTTTTTTTAA